One stretch of Spirochaetota bacterium DNA includes these proteins:
- a CDS encoding FAD:protein FMN transferase, translating to MIYRNLTALLAAFISILTACSGGGTHTYSRPLMGTIVNITIIADSKREADAASEKAFGAIEEIERLMSPKSEAGDVYRLNEQAAYRPVRVSDGTFMLVRRANEVAARTGGAFDISFAALERLWNWKDPNFIPPNAMEVARALALVNYRYIRLNSAASEISFAVPGMRIGLGGIAKGYAAMRGMEELKAAGVTNAIVAAAGDMQVAGSKDGGPWRVGLMHPRKKELICTLLMRDGDAVSTSGDYERFAEYGGVRYHHIIDPKTGYPARGFVSVSVISKSPVDSDAYSTALFVMGPGKAAGFMKEHPELEVVLIDEDLRMSASKGLRERIVFEEVVGVAWR from the coding sequence ATGATCTATCGAAATCTCACTGCGCTTTTGGCGGCATTTATCTCGATCCTGACCGCGTGCTCAGGCGGGGGCACTCACACCTACTCACGCCCGCTCATGGGCACGATCGTGAACATCACGATCATCGCGGACTCGAAGCGCGAGGCCGACGCGGCGTCGGAAAAAGCGTTCGGGGCCATCGAGGAGATCGAGCGGCTCATGAGCCCGAAGAGCGAGGCCGGGGACGTGTATCGCCTGAACGAGCAGGCGGCGTACAGGCCCGTGAGGGTATCGGACGGGACATTCATGCTCGTCAGGCGCGCGAACGAGGTGGCGGCGCGGACGGGCGGGGCGTTCGATATCAGCTTCGCCGCGCTCGAGAGGCTTTGGAACTGGAAGGACCCGAATTTCATCCCGCCCAATGCGATGGAGGTCGCGCGCGCACTGGCCCTGGTGAATTATCGGTACATACGCCTTAATTCGGCCGCCTCCGAGATCTCGTTCGCGGTTCCGGGCATGCGCATCGGGCTCGGGGGCATCGCCAAGGGCTACGCGGCGATGCGCGGCATGGAGGAGCTCAAGGCAGCGGGCGTCACGAACGCGATCGTCGCGGCGGCGGGCGACATGCAGGTCGCGGGCTCGAAGGACGGCGGGCCGTGGCGCGTAGGGCTCATGCACCCGCGGAAAAAGGAGCTGATCTGCACGCTGCTCATGCGCGACGGGGACGCGGTTTCCACGAGCGGCGATTACGAGCGCTTCGCCGAGTACGGCGGGGTCCGCTACCACCACATCATCGACCCGAAGACCGGCTACCCCGCGCGGGGCTTCGTATCGGTATCGGTGATCTCGAAGAGCCCGGTCGATTCGGACGCGTACTCCACGGCGCTGTTCGTAATGGGGCCGGGGAAGGCCGCGGGATTCATGAAGGAGCATCCGGAGCTGGAGGTGGTGCTTATCGATGAGGATTTACGCATGAGCGCGTCGAAGGGGTTGAGGGAGAGGATTGTGTTTGAGGAGGTGGTGGGGGTGGCGTGGCGGTGA